A genome region from Arachidicoccus soli includes the following:
- a CDS encoding oligosaccharide flippase family protein yields MSGIKQLAGQTVWYGMSNIGGKFLNYLTVPIVTYLVGSHVGMAQVGSYSVLYSCIAFLNIVFTYGFETAYFRFSNKEGVDSRSLFQTAFTSHIISTLCFGLLLFLFRVPLGNFVGVDGHYIYISWCVAIIIFDTLCVIPLAKLRKENRPRKYAFVNLTGIFVYVALNILFLGVFPKIKTGFIHDWTSRQTVEGLLLQANIAQAFITFLLLFKEWISIRLEFNKSLWKQLWRYSSPMIIGGLAGMTNEVMDRLMLEKLLPLSQQSAEIQVAIYANCYKLAIFITLFISAFRMAAEPFFFNKSQDANARPIYARVMKWFVITLAIAFLFTALFLDILQYILGPNYRSGIGIVPILLGANLCLGIYYNLAIWYKLVDKMRIGMFITLFGALITLVGNYFFIPIYGYYASAWSTFICYFTMMIICYLLGQKKFPIPYNVKKISAYLISMLLLFFIHQGICSLTGSFIIRVFSGIVLMSLFLLLVFWAEKKELRSMPLIGKFVK; encoded by the coding sequence TTGAGTGGAATAAAGCAATTAGCTGGGCAAACGGTTTGGTATGGAATGAGTAATATTGGAGGTAAATTCTTGAATTATTTAACCGTTCCTATTGTTACATATTTAGTAGGTTCACATGTCGGAATGGCTCAGGTAGGTTCTTATAGTGTATTATATTCCTGCATTGCCTTTTTAAATATTGTTTTTACTTATGGTTTTGAAACAGCTTATTTTCGATTTTCCAACAAAGAGGGCGTTGATTCAAGATCCCTGTTTCAAACAGCTTTCACATCACATATTATCAGTACGCTCTGCTTTGGTTTGCTTCTTTTCTTGTTTCGTGTGCCCTTGGGCAATTTTGTAGGAGTAGACGGACATTATATATATATATCTTGGTGCGTTGCCATTATTATTTTCGATACTTTATGTGTAATACCACTGGCTAAATTACGCAAAGAAAACAGGCCTCGAAAATATGCATTTGTTAACCTTACGGGCATTTTTGTTTATGTGGCACTGAATATTTTATTTCTAGGAGTTTTCCCAAAAATAAAAACAGGGTTTATTCATGATTGGACAAGTCGTCAAACAGTAGAAGGCCTGCTGTTACAGGCAAATATAGCTCAAGCATTCATCACTTTTTTACTCCTTTTTAAGGAGTGGATAAGTATAAGATTAGAATTTAATAAAAGCCTCTGGAAACAATTGTGGCGTTATAGTTCCCCCATGATAATTGGGGGTCTTGCTGGGATGACAAACGAAGTGATGGATAGACTAATGCTTGAAAAACTATTACCATTATCCCAACAAAGCGCCGAAATACAAGTGGCTATTTATGCCAATTGTTACAAACTCGCTATCTTTATTACCTTATTTATTTCTGCGTTTAGGATGGCTGCAGAGCCTTTTTTCTTCAACAAGTCCCAAGATGCGAATGCACGCCCAATCTATGCTCGAGTTATGAAATGGTTTGTTATTACACTTGCTATTGCTTTCTTATTCACCGCTTTGTTTTTAGATATTTTACAATATATTTTAGGCCCCAACTATCGGAGTGGAATAGGCATTGTTCCGATATTGCTTGGCGCTAATTTGTGTTTAGGCATCTATTATAATTTGGCCATTTGGTATAAACTGGTAGACAAAATGCGGATAGGGATGTTCATCACTTTGTTTGGAGCACTTATAACACTGGTGGGTAATTATTTCTTTATCCCCATTTATGGTTATTATGCATCAGCATGGTCAACATTTATTTGTTATTTTACCATGATGATAATTTGCTATCTACTAGGACAGAAGAAATTTCCTATTCCCTATAATGTCAAAAAGATTTCTGCCTACTTGATATCTATGTTGCTTTTATTTTTTATACATCAAGGCATTTGTTCTTTAACAGGAAGCTTTATTATACGGGTGTTTTCAGGAATCGTATTAATGAGTCTTTTCTTATTACTTGTTTTCTGGGCAGAGAAAAAGGAACTGCGTTCCATGCCGCTAATCGGCAAATTTGTTAAATAA
- a CDS encoding YihY/virulence factor BrkB family protein, whose translation MIKELKHIGKAFVETAKDFAALNILRMSAALAYYTIFGLAPMLIIILSLSSIFASKKPSGYIFQQIRAFVGDSAAAQIQSVIQNVVSLHQGTIMQIIGIIALLVSATGIFTEIQSSINIIWRVRAKPKKGWVKLILDRLLSFSLVISLGFILLVSLLVNAVLAALMDRFNHLIPETTVFVSYLVNIGITFFTTTLLFATIFKVLPDAKIKWRDIFIGAVTTAILFMIGRFLIGYYLQKSSINNTFGAASSIIIILSWIYYSAIILYFGAAFTRANALLRGRRIYPNDYAVWIETVEMDKDA comes from the coding sequence ATGATTAAAGAACTAAAGCATATTGGGAAGGCTTTTGTGGAAACAGCCAAAGATTTTGCTGCCTTAAATATTCTGCGTATGAGTGCAGCCCTAGCCTATTATACCATCTTTGGGTTGGCTCCAATGCTCATCATAATACTTTCCCTTTCTTCCATTTTTGCCAGCAAAAAACCATCCGGTTATATATTTCAACAAATACGTGCATTTGTTGGGGATAGTGCTGCGGCACAAATACAATCAGTTATTCAGAATGTGGTTTCGCTTCACCAAGGAACAATTATGCAAATTATCGGTATCATTGCGCTATTGGTTTCTGCAACCGGTATTTTTACAGAAATACAGAGTTCTATCAATATTATTTGGCGAGTACGTGCTAAACCTAAAAAAGGCTGGGTGAAATTAATATTAGACAGGCTTTTAAGCTTTTCTCTTGTTATAAGTTTAGGGTTTATTTTATTGGTTTCTCTATTGGTAAATGCAGTCCTTGCAGCATTAATGGATAGATTTAACCATCTCATTCCAGAGACAACTGTATTTGTATCTTATCTGGTAAATATTGGGATTACCTTTTTTACAACAACATTGTTATTTGCTACTATTTTTAAAGTATTGCCCGATGCGAAGATAAAGTGGCGTGATATTTTTATTGGAGCAGTTACCACCGCAATCTTATTCATGATCGGCAGGTTTTTGATTGGTTATTATTTGCAAAAAAGTAGTATCAATAATACCTTTGGAGCAGCAAGTTCTATTATTATTATTTTATCTTGGATATATTATTCTGCAATCATTTTGTATTTTGGTGCGGCATTCACGCGTGCAAATGCATTGTTGAGAGGAAGACGGATCTATCCAAATGATTATGCAGTTTGGATAGAAACTGTGGAAATGGATAAGGATGCTTAA
- a CDS encoding CvfB family protein, translated as MMNIKIGEYNVLKVMKEKPMGVFLDDGDIGILLPKRYVPRGTKIGDELKVFLYHDNDARIIATTEKPLGVLGDIVKLKAVSATDYGAFLNWGIMKDLFIPKSQIHNIIRPNGEYLVKIVIDELTGRLAATERLEQFLSNENLTVKEKDLVTLLIYRRTNIGYEVIINNIHKGLLHYNDVFGDLGIGDKVEGFIKNILPENKIDVAIGKIGYERVESQTEKILRLLKENKGFLPYHDKSSPEEIYTFFGISKKTFKMAIGSLYKERKIEFVKDGIQLL; from the coding sequence ATGATGAATATAAAAATCGGTGAATATAATGTCTTAAAAGTAATGAAGGAAAAACCTATGGGCGTTTTTCTGGATGATGGAGACATTGGTATTTTACTCCCTAAAAGATATGTCCCAAGAGGTACTAAAATAGGAGATGAGTTAAAAGTTTTTTTATATCACGATAATGATGCTCGCATTATTGCAACCACCGAAAAACCACTTGGTGTTTTGGGTGATATTGTAAAACTAAAAGCTGTATCGGCCACCGATTACGGGGCTTTTTTAAATTGGGGAATTATGAAAGACTTATTTATCCCTAAATCTCAGATTCACAATATTATTCGCCCTAATGGGGAATATTTGGTAAAAATTGTGATTGACGAATTAACCGGTAGATTAGCCGCTACAGAAAGATTGGAACAGTTTTTATCGAATGAAAACCTAACTGTCAAAGAGAAAGACTTAGTAACATTGCTTATTTATCGTCGTACCAATATCGGGTATGAAGTAATTATTAATAATATTCACAAAGGCTTGTTGCATTACAACGATGTTTTTGGCGATTTAGGAATAGGAGATAAAGTAGAAGGATTTATCAAAAATATTTTACCTGAAAATAAAATAGATGTTGCTATTGGAAAAATCGGGTACGAACGCGTAGAGAGCCAAACAGAAAAAATTTTGCGTTTGTTGAAAGAAAATAAAGGGTTTTTACCCTACCATGATAAATCTTCTCCGGAAGAAATATACACCTTTTTCGGTATTAGCAAAAAGACTTTTAAGATGGCTATCGGTAGTTTATATAAAGAACGGAAAATTGAATTTGTAAAAGATGGTATTCAATTATTATAA
- a CDS encoding nucleotide pyrophosphohydrolase → MTIEQAQQQVDTWIKTTGVRYFGEMTNLGILMEEVGELSRLMVRIYGEQSFKETEKNKSLSDEMADVFWVLLCLANQTGIDLTEALQKNFEKKTNRDATRHLNNEKLQ, encoded by the coding sequence ATGACAATAGAACAAGCGCAACAACAAGTTGATACTTGGATAAAAACCACCGGTGTTCGCTATTTCGGCGAAATGACTAATTTAGGGATCCTAATGGAAGAAGTAGGTGAATTATCGAGATTGATGGTACGGATCTATGGTGAACAATCTTTTAAAGAAACTGAGAAAAATAAAAGCCTATCCGATGAGATGGCGGATGTGTTTTGGGTTTTGCTTTGTCTAGCTAATCAAACAGGAATTGATTTGACAGAAGCTTTGCAGAAAAATTTTGAAAAGAAAACCAACCGCGACGCCACACGTCATCTGAATAATGAAAAACTACAATGA
- the kdsA gene encoding 3-deoxy-8-phosphooctulonate synthase, translated as MNNASFMSDLFSKQSYSSNNFFLIAGPCVVESEELLDEVAAKVSAICKRLEIPYVFKSSYRKANRTSANSFTGIGDEAALQLLKNLGQKYQLPVVSDIHTAQEAALAAGYVDMLQIPAFLCRQTDLLIAAAETGKIVNVKKGQFLSGASMKFAVEKISGAGNNKIMLTERGTTFGYQDLVVDYRNIPVMQENNVPVVMDCTHSLQQPNQTSGVTGGNPQMIETIASAAIATGVDGLFIETHPNPAVAKSDGANMLRLDLLEPLLEKLVRIRKAVI; from the coding sequence ATGAATAACGCTTCTTTTATGTCTGACTTGTTCTCGAAACAATCTTATAGCTCAAATAATTTTTTTCTTATCGCAGGGCCTTGTGTTGTTGAAAGTGAAGAACTCTTAGATGAAGTGGCGGCAAAGGTTTCAGCTATTTGTAAGAGATTGGAAATCCCTTATGTATTTAAATCCAGTTACCGAAAAGCTAATCGGACGAGCGCCAACTCTTTTACTGGTATTGGCGATGAAGCTGCTCTACAATTGTTGAAAAATCTAGGTCAAAAATATCAATTACCCGTTGTCTCTGATATCCACACTGCACAAGAAGCGGCCCTGGCTGCAGGTTATGTAGATATGTTGCAAATACCGGCTTTTCTTTGCAGGCAAACAGATTTATTGATAGCCGCTGCTGAAACCGGCAAAATTGTCAATGTAAAAAAAGGGCAATTTCTGAGTGGTGCTTCTATGAAGTTTGCCGTAGAAAAGATTTCAGGTGCCGGAAATAATAAAATAATGCTTACAGAAAGAGGAACGACTTTCGGTTACCAGGACTTGGTGGTTGATTATCGTAATATTCCTGTTATGCAAGAAAATAATGTACCGGTCGTGATGGATTGCACACATAGTTTACAGCAGCCCAATCAAACAAGCGGGGTAACTGGGGGCAATCCGCAAATGATTGAAACTATTGCCAGTGCTGCAATTGCAACAGGTGTTGATGGTTTGTTCATAGAGACACACCCTAACCCGGCAGTTGCCAAAAGCGATGGTGCGAATATGTTGCGTTTAGATTTATTAGAACCATTATTAGAAAAATTGGTTAGAATAAGAAAGGCTGTTATTTAA
- a CDS encoding DUF2461 domain-containing protein, with product MAKRLQKETLQFLKDLKNNNNREWFNDNKNKYLAANEDFIHFVATLIKEIAKFDPSVALLEAKSCVFRIYKDVRFSKDKLPYKTNFGAAISPRGKGNGFANYYFHLSPEDCFLAGGAYMVEPADLKAIRQEISYNGQDFLKIIQNKKFQEYFKLDGEKLVNVPRGFDKEDPMGEYLKYKQFVMYHALDEKEIFSENFIISCGKVFKAMVPFNDFLNAPIMDK from the coding sequence ATGGCAAAGAGACTTCAAAAAGAAACACTTCAGTTTCTAAAAGATTTAAAAAATAACAATAACCGTGAATGGTTTAATGATAATAAGAATAAGTATTTAGCTGCTAACGAAGATTTTATACACTTTGTCGCTACTTTAATAAAAGAGATTGCAAAGTTTGATCCGTCGGTGGCATTATTGGAAGCTAAGTCATGCGTGTTTCGTATTTATAAAGATGTGAGATTCTCTAAAGATAAACTGCCTTATAAAACCAATTTTGGTGCGGCTATCTCTCCGCGAGGGAAAGGAAATGGTTTTGCCAATTACTATTTTCACCTTTCGCCAGAAGATTGCTTTTTAGCAGGTGGTGCTTATATGGTAGAGCCTGCAGATTTAAAAGCTATTCGTCAAGAAATAAGTTATAATGGACAGGATTTTTTGAAGATCATTCAGAACAAGAAATTTCAGGAATACTTTAAGCTAGATGGAGAAAAACTAGTAAATGTTCCCAGGGGCTTTGACAAAGAAGATCCAATGGGCGAGTACCTAAAATATAAGCAGTTTGTGATGTACCACGCTTTGGATGAAAAGGAGATTTTCTCAGAAAATTTTATTATTTCTTGTGGTAAAGTATTTAAAGCAATGGTGCCATTCAACGATTTTTTAAATGCACCGATAATGGATAAATAA
- the dtd gene encoding D-aminoacyl-tRNA deacylase: MRALIQRVSQASVKVENIIVGEINKGLLIFIGIEDADNEEDIPWLSNKIINLRIFNDTNGIMNHSLKDCSGDILLISQFTLHASTKKGNRPSYIRASKPETAIPIYKNMIAQLEKDLGKEIATGIFGADMKVNLLNDGPVTIWIDTKNKE, encoded by the coding sequence ATGCGTGCATTAATTCAAAGGGTTTCCCAAGCTTCTGTAAAAGTTGAAAATATAATTGTGGGGGAAATTAATAAAGGGTTATTGATTTTTATTGGTATCGAAGATGCCGATAATGAAGAAGATATTCCGTGGCTTAGTAATAAAATCATTAACCTACGTATTTTTAATGATACAAACGGTATAATGAATCATTCTCTAAAAGATTGCAGTGGTGATATTTTACTTATCAGCCAATTTACTTTGCATGCTTCTACAAAAAAAGGAAACAGACCTTCTTATATTCGCGCATCCAAACCTGAAACTGCTATTCCAATATATAAAAATATGATTGCACAACTAGAGAAAGATTTAGGCAAAGAAATTGCGACAGGTATTTTTGGTGCCGACATGAAAGTCAATTTACTTAATGATGGCCCGGTGACTATTTGGATAGATACAAAGAATAAAGAATAA
- a CDS encoding NAD-dependent epimerase/dehydratase family protein yields the protein MSTKNERILIIGAGGQIGVELTLALRNIYGKENVIASDLKAENPLLTGTGPFLHVDAMDKNGLQQTVQKEKITQIYLLAAVLSAVGEKNPLMAWGVNMQTILNVLEIAREEQLTKIFWPSSIAIFGATSPKQNCPQQTIVEPTTIYGISKYAGESWCEYYYEKYGVDVRSLRYPGLISYKSAPGGGTTDYAIDIFHQALKTKTYDCFLDEDTYLPMMYMDDGIRATIELMEAPAEKIKNHRSYNLAAMSFSPKEIAAEIQKHIPDFRIHYKPDFRQAIAESWPQSIDDKEARAEWGWKPEFDLAKMTEDMLKNLK from the coding sequence ATGTCAACTAAGAATGAACGCATCCTGATAATTGGAGCGGGTGGTCAAATTGGTGTGGAGCTAACCCTAGCTTTGCGCAATATTTATGGCAAAGAAAATGTGATTGCCTCAGATTTAAAAGCTGAAAACCCATTATTAACAGGCACTGGGCCCTTTTTGCATGTGGATGCAATGGATAAAAATGGTTTGCAACAAACGGTACAAAAAGAAAAAATAACACAAATATATTTGTTAGCAGCTGTACTTTCTGCGGTTGGAGAAAAGAATCCTTTGATGGCCTGGGGCGTCAATATGCAAACCATTTTAAATGTATTAGAAATTGCAAGAGAAGAACAATTAACTAAAATATTCTGGCCTAGCAGTATTGCTATTTTTGGAGCAACTTCTCCTAAACAAAACTGCCCTCAACAAACTATAGTGGAGCCAACAACCATTTATGGTATTAGTAAATATGCCGGTGAAAGTTGGTGTGAATATTATTATGAAAAATATGGAGTAGATGTGCGTAGTCTACGTTATCCGGGTCTTATTAGCTACAAATCTGCACCTGGAGGTGGGACGACAGATTATGCGATTGACATTTTTCATCAAGCATTAAAAACAAAGACTTACGATTGCTTTTTAGATGAAGATACTTATTTGCCCATGATGTATATGGATGATGGCATTCGTGCAACTATTGAATTAATGGAAGCTCCCGCAGAGAAAATAAAAAATCATCGTTCATATAATTTAGCCGCCATGAGTTTTTCTCCAAAAGAGATAGCAGCGGAAATTCAAAAACATATTCCTGACTTCAGAATTCATTACAAACCTGATTTTCGTCAGGCTATTGCCGAAAGTTGGCCACAAAGTATTGATGATAAAGAAGCGCGCGCTGAATGGGGGTGGAAGCCGGAATTTGATTTAGCCAAGATGACGGAGGATATGTTGAAGAATCTGAAATAG
- a CDS encoding SMUG2 DNA glycosylase family protein translates to MKETFADKVIKFNKRLEYKGELPNGFQVLNPYLDNLETTAVMQQFYQKYYNDSLKRKFIIGINPGRHGAGVTGIPFTDTKRLQSVCAIEMKSLHTHEVSSVFVYDMIATYGGAEKFYKEVYINSLFPLAIIRQAAKDKWVNANYYDDPALFEALKDFMIESLKINIGLGLDTDQVFVLGKKNAVFLQKLNKEAKLFKRLTILEHPRYIQQYKSREKDLYIDKYILALNMPKEKHINFDIETKS, encoded by the coding sequence ATGAAGGAGACTTTTGCAGATAAAGTTATAAAATTCAATAAGAGATTAGAATATAAGGGAGAATTGCCGAATGGCTTTCAAGTACTAAACCCTTATTTAGACAATCTTGAGACAACTGCGGTTATGCAGCAGTTTTATCAAAAATATTACAATGATTCCTTAAAGAGGAAATTTATTATTGGCATCAACCCTGGCCGACATGGCGCTGGGGTAACCGGAATACCTTTTACCGATACTAAAAGGCTGCAAAGTGTTTGTGCTATTGAAATGAAATCTCTTCATACACATGAAGTTTCTTCCGTTTTTGTGTACGATATGATTGCGACATATGGCGGTGCGGAAAAATTTTATAAAGAGGTTTATATCAACTCTTTATTTCCTTTAGCAATTATTCGTCAAGCAGCAAAGGATAAATGGGTAAATGCCAATTATTATGACGACCCGGCTTTATTTGAAGCGCTCAAAGACTTTATGATAGAATCTTTGAAAATAAATATTGGTTTGGGTTTAGATACTGACCAAGTGTTTGTATTGGGAAAGAAGAATGCTGTTTTCCTTCAAAAATTAAACAAAGAAGCAAAATTGTTCAAACGATTGACCATATTGGAACATCCACGATATATTCAACAATACAAATCGAGGGAGAAAGATCTCTATATCGATAAATATATACTTGCTTTGAATATGCCTAAAGAAAAACATATTAATTTTGACATCGAAACAAAATCATAA
- a CDS encoding Crp/Fnr family transcriptional regulator translates to MNILLLQNLNKHIVLSEKEQEYFFSFFEVRNIKKKGLLLREGEINKGVAFVTNGLLRSYSVDKNGFEHIIQFAPNDWWMVDMYSFVKQLPARLFIDALDNTEFLWLSKEHLQKLYLAIPQLEHYFRVLAENSVISYQNRLISNLSLPAVERYQNFCEQYPSLIECLPQKQVASYIGVTPEFLSKMLSTLKQE, encoded by the coding sequence ATGAATATTCTTTTATTGCAAAATTTAAATAAGCATATTGTTCTTTCAGAAAAAGAACAAGAATATTTTTTTTCTTTTTTTGAAGTTCGAAATATCAAGAAAAAAGGGCTTCTTTTAAGAGAAGGCGAAATAAATAAAGGTGTCGCATTTGTAACCAATGGTCTCTTAAGAAGTTATTCTGTAGATAAAAATGGGTTTGAACATATTATACAATTTGCACCAAACGATTGGTGGATGGTAGATATGTATAGTTTTGTGAAACAATTGCCGGCAAGACTTTTCATTGATGCATTGGATAATACAGAATTTTTGTGGCTATCTAAAGAGCACTTACAAAAACTATATTTAGCAATACCACAGCTAGAACATTATTTTCGTGTATTGGCAGAGAATTCGGTGATTTCTTATCAAAATAGATTGATTAGTAACCTTAGCTTACCCGCTGTAGAACGTTATCAAAATTTCTGTGAACAATACCCTTCTTTGATTGAATGTTTACCACAAAAGCAAGTGGCATCTTATATTGGCGTTACCCCGGAATTTTTGAGCAAGATGTTAAGTACGCTCAAACAAGAATAA
- a CDS encoding bifunctional YncE family protein/alkaline phosphatase family protein: MKIIAFLFSICLITQANAQSPEQLNQMRVHLPNGWSLTSVGKQLQLGDLPLNLVVSHNQRMLAVTNNGQSTQSIELFDVKKQIMLDSVTIPKSWYGLAFGDDDKYLYASGGNDNWIVKYKINKGKLLQVDKYVLGKPWPHPISPAGFVVDEKAERLYVVGKYDSCLYVINMQNKRILHKINLGSVPYTCVYSGDKNNLYISLWGGKKVVRYNIISNKIDKEIPVGSHPNELCISKNGQFLYVANSDDNSVSIINTKENKVIETLNAALYPNAPSGSTSNCVTLSDDNKTLYVANADNNCLAVFDVSAPANSHSLGFIPVGWYPTNVKIVGDNIFVTNGKGLRSMANPLGPDPIDSKERVIYQEGDNSPHQVPVQYIGGLFKGTLSIIKRPTTQQLSFYSQAVYKNTPYSKTKELHTQGEAGNPIPFNVGQASPIKHVFYIIKENRTYDQVLGDVKEGNGDTSLVLFGKNITPNLHKLVNDFVLLDNFYVDAEVSMDGHNWSMGAYANDYLEKTWPTSYGGRGGYYSGEGEKEMGNNKNGFIWSDCKRNNVSYRSYGEFGNDGKPNVKALVGHMANYHGFDLNFRDTSRFQQWKEDFDSLVANNAVPQLSTIRFGNDHTQGLRIGAPTPYAQVADNDLAVGMFIDYLSKSPIWKSSVVFILEDDAQNGPDHVDAHRSPVYIVGPFVKRHYVDHTMYSTSGVLRTIELILGMPPMTQYDAAATPLWRSFTSEPDFAAYNYLPSLVNLDDINRKTGKAARLSATMNFSKEDEVPDALFNEVLWKGLKGINPPAPKHAAFVRATIKKDDD; the protein is encoded by the coding sequence ATGAAAATTATAGCCTTCCTTTTTTCTATTTGCCTGATAACACAAGCAAATGCACAAAGTCCGGAACAATTAAATCAAATGCGTGTCCATTTACCCAATGGATGGAGTCTTACAAGCGTGGGCAAACAATTGCAATTGGGTGACCTTCCTTTAAATCTTGTGGTAAGCCACAACCAAAGAATGTTGGCTGTTACCAACAATGGTCAAAGTACACAAAGCATCGAATTGTTTGATGTGAAGAAGCAAATAATGCTGGATAGTGTAACCATTCCTAAATCCTGGTATGGATTGGCATTTGGTGATGATGATAAATATTTATATGCTTCGGGGGGCAATGACAATTGGATTGTAAAATATAAAATCAATAAAGGTAAGCTTCTTCAAGTCGATAAATATGTTTTAGGTAAGCCTTGGCCCCATCCTATTTCTCCTGCTGGCTTTGTAGTCGATGAAAAGGCAGAAAGATTGTATGTCGTGGGCAAATATGATAGTTGCCTGTATGTAATAAATATGCAGAATAAAAGAATTTTGCATAAAATAAATTTGGGCAGTGTGCCTTATACCTGCGTATATTCCGGAGATAAAAATAATTTATACATCAGTCTTTGGGGCGGTAAAAAAGTAGTTAGATATAATATTATTTCGAATAAAATTGATAAGGAAATTCCAGTAGGAAGCCATCCCAACGAATTGTGCATTTCCAAAAATGGTCAATTTTTGTATGTCGCCAATTCAGATGACAATTCTGTTTCAATTATTAACACAAAAGAAAACAAAGTAATAGAAACATTAAATGCGGCTTTGTATCCCAATGCGCCTTCCGGCTCTACAAGTAATTGTGTGACTTTAAGCGATGACAATAAAACATTGTATGTTGCGAATGCAGACAATAATTGTTTGGCTGTTTTCGATGTTTCTGCGCCTGCTAATAGTCATTCATTAGGTTTTATTCCAGTGGGTTGGTATCCCACGAATGTAAAGATAGTTGGAGATAATATTTTTGTCACCAATGGCAAGGGTTTGCGCTCTATGGCTAATCCTTTAGGGCCCGATCCTATTGATTCAAAAGAAAGAGTCATTTATCAGGAGGGAGATAATTCTCCACATCAGGTTCCGGTACAATATATCGGTGGATTGTTTAAAGGTACTTTAAGTATTATAAAAAGACCCACTACGCAACAATTGAGTTTTTATTCTCAAGCGGTATATAAAAATACCCCTTATAGCAAAACAAAAGAATTGCATACGCAAGGCGAAGCCGGAAACCCAATTCCATTTAATGTGGGTCAAGCTTCTCCTATCAAGCATGTATTTTATATTATTAAAGAAAACAGAACTTATGATCAGGTTCTGGGAGATGTAAAAGAAGGAAATGGAGACACGAGTTTGGTTTTATTTGGTAAAAACATTACGCCAAATTTGCATAAGCTAGTTAATGACTTTGTCTTATTGGATAACTTTTATGTAGATGCAGAAGTAAGTATGGATGGTCATAACTGGAGTATGGGTGCCTACGCTAATGATTATCTAGAAAAGACCTGGCCTACTAGTTATGGTGGTCGTGGCGGCTATTATTCAGGAGAAGGGGAAAAAGAAATGGGCAATAATAAAAACGGTTTTATTTGGAGCGATTGCAAACGAAACAATGTCAGCTATAGAAGTTATGGAGAATTTGGAAACGATGGCAAACCCAATGTAAAAGCGCTTGTAGGACATATGGCCAATTATCACGGATTTGATTTAAATTTTAGAGATACCAGCCGATTTCAACAATGGAAAGAAGACTTTGATTCATTGGTGGCCAACAATGCTGTACCGCAATTAAGTACCATTCGTTTTGGCAACGATCATACGCAAGGGTTAAGAATTGGTGCGCCTACACCTTACGCTCAAGTCGCAGATAATGATTTGGCCGTTGGAATGTTTATCGATTATTTAAGCAAGAGCCCTATTTGGAAAAGCAGTGTTGTTTTTATTTTAGAAGATGATGCGCAAAACGGTCCCGATCACGTAGATGCACATAGAAGCCCCGTATATATAGTTGGTCCTTTTGTGAAAAGGCATTATGTAGATCATACCATGTATTCAACTTCTGGTGTATTACGTACTATTGAATTAATTTTAGGAATGCCTCCAATGACACAATACGATGCGGCTGCAACACCTTTGTGGAGAAGCTTTACAAGTGAACCAGATTTTGCGGCTTATAATTATTTGCCTTCATTGGTTAACTTAGATGATATTAATAGAAAAACCGGAAAAGCTGCAAGACTAAGCGCTACGATGAATTTTTCAAAAGAAGATGAAGTGCCGGATGCATTGTTCAATGAAGTTTTGTGGAAAGGCTTAAAGGGAATAAATCCTCCTGCGCCTAAGCACGCAGCATTTGTACGTGCAACTATAAAAAAAGATGATGATTGA